From the Huiozyma naganishii CBS 8797 chromosome 2, complete genome genome, one window contains:
- the IDH2 gene encoding isocitrate dehydrogenase (NAD(+)) IDH2 (similar to Saccharomyces cerevisiae IDH2 (YOR136W); ancestral locus Anc_5.473) — MLRNSLLRNSFTARRFLATSVKNQPSIGRFTGKPNPATGKFDVSFIEGDGIGPEISQSVKDIFKAAEVPINWEFCDVTPIFVNGLTTIPDPAVASINKNLIALKGPLATPIGKGHRSLNLTLRKTFNLFANVRPAKSIEGFKTTYSDVDLVLIRENTEGEYSGIEHVVAPGVVQSIKLITRDASERVIRYAFEYAKAIGRPRVVVVHKSTIQRLADGLFVNVAKELSKEYPEIKLETELIDNTVLNVVSNPAGYTDAVSVCPNLYGDILSDLNSGLSAGSLGLTPSANIGNEISIFEAVHGSAPDIAGQNKANPTALLLSSVMMLNHMGLVDQASRIERAVLTTIASSSKNRTGDLGGSATTSSFTDAVIKNL; from the coding sequence ATGTTGAGAAACTCGCTGCTAAGAAATAGTTTCACTGCTAGACGGTTCCTGGCGACGTCTGTTAAGAACCAGCCCTCGATCGGGAGATTCACGGGGAAACCAAACCCTGCCACGGGCAAGTTCGACGTCTCCTTCATTGAAGGTGACGGGATTGGCCCGGAGATTTCACAGTCCGTGaaggatatcttcaaagctGCGGAGGTCCCCATCAATTGGGAGTTCTGCGACGTGACTCCGATCTTCGTCAATGGGTTGACCACGATCCCGGACCCTGCGGTCGCGTCCATCAACAAGAATCTGATCGCGCTGAAGGGCCCTCTTGCTACTCCGATCGGTAAGGGCCACAGGTCCTTGAATCTGACGCTGAGGAAAACGTTCAACCTATTTGCAAACGTGAGACCCGCGAAATCGATCGAAGGTTTCAAGACTACGTACAGCGACGTCGACCTTGTGCTGATCAGAGAGAACACGGAAGGTGAGTACTCCGGGATTGAGCACGTCGTCGCGCCCGGCGTCGTCCAATCCATAAAGCTGATCACAAGGGACGCCTCCGAAAGAGTGATCAGGTACGCGTTCGAGTACGCGAAGGCCATCGGCAGACCAAGGGTTGTCGTCGTTCACAAGTCCACCATCCAGAGACTCGCCGACGGGCTCTTCGTCAACGTCGCCAAGGAGTTGAGCAAAGAGTACCCAGAGATCAAATTGGAAACGGAACTGATCGATAACACCGTCCTGAACGTCGTGTCCAACCCTGCTGGGTACACTGATGCGGTCTCCGTGTGTCCAAACCTGTACGGTGACATCCTGTCCGACTTGAACTCAGGGTTGAGCGCAGGGTCGCTAGGGTTGACGCCATCGGCCAACATCGGTAACGAGATCTCGATCTTCGAAGCCGTGCACGGGTCCGCCCCTGACATCGCGGGCCAGAACAAGGCAAACCCTACCGCGCTGCTGTTGTCCTCCGTCATGATGTTGAACCATATGGGGCTGGTCGACCAAGCGAGCAGGATCGAAAGAGCAGTGCTGACCACTATCGCCTCGAGCTCGAAGAACAGGACAGGCGATTTGGGTGGCTCGGCTACCACTTCGTCCTTCACCGATGCAGTGATCAAGAACCTATAA